One part of the Streptomyces nigra genome encodes these proteins:
- a CDS encoding PASTA domain-containing protein: MHTTPTTPEVRVPRLVGLMAMDAREAAKSRGLSLIAPDRPDFSLVVVDYVVRQYPQPGTPVPRDSTVAIWFDFGEGEGGGGVREPRVPRPPSGGRPRALDEPGDPYPLVSSA, translated from the coding sequence GTGCACACAACACCCACGACACCCGAGGTGCGGGTCCCGCGACTCGTCGGGCTGATGGCCATGGACGCGCGCGAGGCGGCCAAGTCCCGGGGTCTGTCCCTCATCGCACCCGACCGGCCGGACTTCTCCCTGGTCGTCGTCGACTACGTCGTCCGTCAGTACCCCCAGCCCGGCACTCCGGTGCCCCGGGACTCGACGGTCGCCATCTGGTTCGACTTCGGCGAGGGCGAGGGCGGCGGAGGTGTGCGCGAGCCCCGCGTACCGCGCCCGCCGTCGGGCGGCAGGCCCCGCGCGCTCGACGAGCCCGGCGACCCCTACCCGTTGGTCAGCTCTGCTTGA
- a CDS encoding GNAT family N-acetyltransferase encodes MITRLKGCPVNRALPVVRLRVPTDEDAVAWHRAFAHPDVMEFHGGRAAELSAYEELTARQRRHDAERGFCLWTMLDEDERVIGFTGAQPWEREWGPTGEIEIGWRLAREHWGKGYVTAAARQTLERVRAAGVPGVVAMVDARNERSIAVTRRLGMELAEVFSTPDERRGHCYRLDLAPSSDTQSN; translated from the coding sequence TTGATCACCCGGCTGAAGGGCTGCCCTGTGAACCGAGCTCTGCCCGTAGTACGGCTGCGTGTGCCCACCGACGAGGACGCGGTGGCCTGGCACCGGGCCTTCGCCCACCCCGACGTCATGGAGTTCCACGGCGGCCGGGCCGCCGAACTCTCCGCCTACGAGGAGCTCACCGCCCGTCAGCGCCGGCACGACGCCGAGCGCGGATTCTGCCTGTGGACGATGCTCGACGAGGACGAGCGCGTCATCGGCTTCACCGGCGCCCAGCCCTGGGAGCGGGAGTGGGGCCCCACCGGGGAGATCGAGATCGGCTGGCGGCTGGCCCGCGAGCACTGGGGCAAGGGATACGTCACGGCCGCCGCGCGGCAGACGCTGGAGCGGGTGCGGGCGGCCGGGGTGCCGGGCGTCGTCGCGATGGTGGACGCGCGCAACGAGCGGTCGATAGCGGTGACACGGCGGCTGGGGATGGAGCTGGCCGAGGTGTTCAGCACGCCGGACGAGCGCCGGGGGCACTGCTACCGGCTCGATCTCGCCCCTTCGTCGGACACGCAGAGTAACTGA
- a CDS encoding geranylgeranyl reductase family protein, with translation MSSARRHADSEPWGVPAVTEPLSENTADVIVVGAGPAGSTTAYHLARAGLDVLLLEKTEFPREKVCGDGLTPRATKQLVAMGIDISEEAGWLRNKGLRIIGGGVRLQLDWPDLASFPDYGLVRKRDDFDEQLARQAQKAGARLYERCNVGAPILDDRTGRIIGVHAKLGEEKREVTFHAPLVVAADGNSTRLSLAMGLHRREDRPMGVAVRTYFESPRHDDDYLESWLELWDRRGPEDRLLPGYGWIFGMGDGTSNVGLGVLNTSDSFKELDWREVLKAWCASMPEDWGYTPENMTGPIRGAALPMAFNRQPHYTKGLLLVGDAGGLVNPFNGEGIAYAMESGQIAAEVIVQAHARSTPAGREMALQRYPRVLKDTYGGYYTLGRAFVKLIGNPKVMKIATQRGLTHPMLMKFTLKLLANLTDPTGGDAMDRIINGLSKVAPKA, from the coding sequence ATGTCCAGTGCCCGTCGGCACGCAGATTCCGAACCTTGGGGAGTTCCCGCCGTGACCGAGCCCCTCTCCGAAAACACCGCCGATGTCATCGTCGTCGGAGCGGGCCCAGCCGGCTCCACCACCGCGTACCACCTCGCCAGGGCCGGACTCGACGTACTGCTCCTGGAGAAGACCGAGTTCCCGCGGGAGAAGGTCTGCGGCGACGGACTGACCCCGCGCGCCACCAAGCAGCTCGTCGCCATGGGGATCGACATCTCCGAGGAGGCCGGCTGGCTGCGCAACAAGGGCCTGCGGATCATCGGCGGCGGTGTGCGCCTCCAGCTGGACTGGCCGGATCTCGCCTCCTTCCCCGACTACGGACTCGTGCGCAAGCGCGACGACTTCGACGAGCAGCTCGCCCGGCAGGCCCAGAAGGCGGGCGCCCGGCTCTACGAGCGCTGCAACGTCGGCGCCCCGATCCTCGACGACCGCACCGGCCGGATCATCGGCGTGCACGCCAAGCTCGGCGAGGAGAAGCGCGAGGTCACCTTCCACGCGCCCCTCGTGGTCGCCGCCGACGGCAACTCCACGCGGCTGTCCCTGGCGATGGGCCTGCACCGGCGCGAGGACCGCCCGATGGGCGTCGCCGTGCGGACGTACTTCGAGAGCCCCCGCCACGACGACGACTACCTGGAGTCCTGGCTGGAACTGTGGGACCGCCGGGGCCCCGAGGATCGGCTGCTGCCCGGCTACGGCTGGATCTTCGGCATGGGCGACGGCACGTCCAACGTCGGACTCGGCGTGCTCAACACCTCCGACTCCTTCAAGGAGCTCGACTGGCGCGAGGTCCTGAAGGCGTGGTGCGCCTCGATGCCGGAGGACTGGGGCTACACCCCGGAGAACATGACGGGCCCGATCCGCGGCGCCGCCCTGCCCATGGCCTTCAACCGCCAGCCGCACTACACCAAGGGCCTGCTGCTCGTCGGCGACGCCGGCGGACTGGTGAACCCCTTCAACGGCGAGGGCATCGCCTACGCCATGGAGTCCGGGCAGATCGCCGCCGAGGTCATCGTCCAGGCACACGCCCGCTCGACCCCCGCGGGCCGGGAGATGGCCCTCCAGCGCTACCCGCGCGTCCTGAAGGACACCTACGGCGGCTACTACACGCTGGGCCGCGCCTTCGTGAAGCTCATCGGCAACCCGAAGGTCATGAAGATCGCCACGCAGCGCGGTCTGACCCACCCGATGCTGATGAAGTTCACGCTGAAGCTCCTCGCGAACCTCACCGACCCGACCGGCGGCGACGCGATGGACCGCATCATCAACGGCCTGAGCAAGGTGGCCCCGAAGGCCTGA
- a CDS encoding C40 family peptidase, with translation MEEPLIPVVPMSHTAHIRSHRKPRRTASTTIAMRAGVAGGVLSMAAAGAAATANAAEPVTQTIELPTLSGDLADQLAQSADATQLAAANYELEAERDAAAAAAAEEAKKDLAQAKKKAEAKKKAEEARKAAAEAAASRSTERATLSASASVSAPASGSVATVISFLKAQVGDAYVMGATGPNAWDCSSLVQAAFKQVGVDLPRVSQDQSMAGTDIPLSQVQVGDILYWGGKGSAYHVGVYIGNGQYLDAANPSKGVVIQDLSGYPASGAVRVL, from the coding sequence ATGGAGGAGCCCCTGATACCGGTTGTACCCATGTCCCACACCGCTCACATACGCAGCCACCGGAAGCCCCGCCGCACCGCGTCGACGACGATCGCGATGCGCGCCGGAGTTGCCGGTGGCGTCCTCAGCATGGCAGCGGCTGGTGCTGCGGCCACGGCGAACGCCGCCGAGCCGGTCACGCAGACCATCGAACTGCCCACCCTGTCGGGTGACCTGGCGGACCAGCTCGCCCAGTCCGCCGACGCCACGCAGCTGGCGGCGGCCAACTACGAGCTCGAGGCCGAGCGTGACGCGGCCGCCGCCGCAGCGGCCGAGGAGGCCAAGAAGGACCTCGCGCAGGCCAAGAAGAAGGCCGAGGCGAAGAAGAAGGCCGAGGAGGCCCGTAAGGCCGCCGCAGAGGCCGCCGCGTCCCGCAGCACCGAGCGGGCCACCCTGTCCGCCTCCGCGAGCGTCTCCGCCCCGGCGAGCGGCAGCGTCGCGACGGTCATCTCGTTCCTCAAGGCCCAGGTCGGCGACGCGTACGTCATGGGTGCCACCGGCCCCAACGCGTGGGACTGCTCCAGCCTGGTGCAGGCCGCCTTCAAGCAGGTCGGCGTCGACCTGCCGCGGGTCTCCCAGGACCAGTCGATGGCCGGCACCGACATCCCGCTCTCGCAGGTGCAGGTCGGCGACATCCTCTACTGGGGTGGCAAGGGCTCCGCCTACCATGTGGGCGTCTACATCGGTAACGGCCAGTACCTGGACGCGGCCAACCCCTCCAAGGGCGTCGTCATCCAGGACCTGTCGGGTTACCCGGCGTCGGGCGCGGTCCGCGTGCTCTGA
- a CDS encoding NADH-quinone oxidoreductase subunit A, which produces MNAYAPILVLGALGAGFAIFSVVMATLIGPKRYNRAKLEAYECGIEPTPTPAGGGRFPIKYYLTAMLFIIFDIEIVFLYPWAVTFDSLGIFGLVEMLLFVLTVFVAYAYVWRRGGLEWD; this is translated from the coding sequence GTGAACGCGTATGCGCCCATCCTCGTACTGGGAGCCCTCGGGGCAGGCTTTGCGATCTTCTCCGTGGTCATGGCCACGCTGATCGGTCCGAAGCGGTACAACCGGGCCAAGCTCGAGGCTTATGAGTGCGGGATCGAGCCGACCCCCACGCCGGCCGGCGGCGGGCGCTTCCCCATCAAGTACTACCTGACGGCGATGCTCTTCATCATCTTCGATATCGAGATCGTCTTCCTCTACCCCTGGGCCGTCACCTTCGACTCCCTGGGGATCTTCGGGCTCGTGGAGATGCTGCTCTTCGTGCTCACCGTCTTCGTCGCGTACGCGTACGTATGGCGGCGCGGCGGCCTGGAATGGGACTGA
- a CDS encoding NuoB/complex I 20 kDa subunit family protein, translating into MGLEEKLPSGFLLTTVEQAAGWVRKASVFPATFGLACCAIEMMTTGAGRYDLARFGMEVFRGSPRQADLMIVAGRVSQKMAPVLRQVYDQMPNPKWVISMGVCASSGGMFNNYAIVQGVDHIVPVDIYLPGCPPRPEMLMDAILKLHQKIQGSKLGVNAEEAAREAEEAALKALPTIEMKGLLR; encoded by the coding sequence ATGGGACTCGAAGAAAAGCTGCCGAGCGGATTCCTGCTGACCACCGTCGAACAGGCCGCGGGCTGGGTGCGCAAGGCGTCCGTCTTCCCGGCCACCTTCGGCCTCGCGTGCTGCGCCATCGAGATGATGACGACCGGCGCCGGCCGATACGACCTGGCGCGCTTCGGCATGGAGGTCTTCCGCGGATCGCCGCGCCAGGCCGACCTGATGATCGTCGCCGGCCGGGTCAGCCAGAAGATGGCGCCGGTGCTCCGGCAGGTCTACGACCAGATGCCGAACCCCAAGTGGGTGATCTCCATGGGGGTCTGCGCCTCCTCGGGCGGCATGTTCAACAACTACGCGATCGTGCAGGGCGTCGACCACATCGTCCCGGTCGACATCTATCTGCCGGGCTGTCCGCCGCGGCCCGAGATGCTGATGGACGCCATCCTCAAGCTGCACCAGAAGATCCAGGGCTCCAAGCTCGGGGTCAACGCCGAGGAAGCGGCCCGTGAGGCGGAGGAAGCGGCGCTCAAGGCCCTGCCCACGATCGAGATGAAGGGGCTGCTGCGGTGA
- a CDS encoding NADH-quinone oxidoreductase subunit C yields the protein MSDANGTNGANGSNGVNPEKDLSASNLPGQRGQGGEEIRVQHGMFGADNGGDTSGYGGLVRSVRLPGPASRPYGGWFDEVADELEGALEEQGLLPDNAIEKTVVDRDEITFHIEREHLVRVARTLRDDPALRFELCTGVSGVHYPHDKGRELHAVYHLRSITHNRLIRLEVSVPDSDPHIPSLVPVYPTNDWHERETYDFFGIVFDGHPALTRIMMPDDWQGHPQRKDYPLGGIAVEYKGAQIPAPDQRRSYS from the coding sequence GTGAGCGACGCCAACGGCACCAACGGGGCGAACGGGTCGAACGGGGTGAACCCCGAGAAGGACCTGTCCGCCTCCAACCTCCCCGGCCAGCGGGGCCAGGGCGGCGAGGAGATCCGTGTCCAGCACGGCATGTTCGGCGCCGACAACGGCGGGGACACCTCCGGTTACGGCGGCCTGGTCCGCTCGGTCCGCCTCCCGGGACCGGCGAGCCGCCCCTACGGAGGCTGGTTCGACGAGGTCGCCGACGAACTCGAGGGCGCCCTGGAGGAACAGGGCCTGCTGCCCGACAACGCCATCGAGAAGACGGTCGTCGACCGCGACGAGATCACCTTCCACATCGAACGCGAGCACCTGGTCCGCGTCGCCCGCACCCTGCGCGACGACCCGGCTCTGCGGTTCGAGCTGTGCACCGGCGTCAGCGGCGTCCACTACCCGCACGACAAGGGCCGCGAGCTGCACGCCGTCTACCACCTGCGCTCGATCACCCACAACCGGCTGATCCGCCTGGAGGTCAGCGTCCCCGACAGCGACCCGCACATCCCGTCGCTCGTCCCCGTGTACCCGACGAACGACTGGCACGAGCGCGAGACGTACGACTTCTTCGGCATCGTCTTCGACGGTCACCCCGCCCTGACGCGGATCATGATGCCGGACGACTGGCAGGGCCACCCGCAGCGCAAGGACTACCCCCTCGGCGGCATCGCCGTCGAGTACAAGGGCGCCCAGATCCCGGCTCCGGACCAGCGGAGGTCGTACTCGTGA
- a CDS encoding NADH-quinone oxidoreductase subunit D: MSTQSASARETTEGTVYTVTGGDWDEVVQSAAKADDERIVVNMGPQHPSTHGVLRLILEIEGETVTEARCGIGYLHTGIEKNLEYRTWTQGTTFVTRMDYLTSFFNETAYCLAVEKLLGIEDQITERAKIIRVLLMELNRLSSHLVCIATGGMELGATTIMIYGFRDREMILDIYELITGLRMNHAYIRPGGLAQDLPPGAVDHIREFVKKMRKNLPEYDKLATGNPIFKARMQDVGYLDLAGCMALGATGPILRSTGLPHDLRKTQPYCGYETYDFEVPTADTCDSYGRFLIRLEEMRQSLGIVEQCLDRLEPGPVMVSDKKIAWPAQLALGPDGLGNSLDHIKKIMGTSMEALIHHFKLVTEGFRVPPGQAYAAVESPKGELGVHAVSDGGTRPFRVHFRDPSFTNLQAMAAMCEGGQVADVIVAVASIDPVMGGVDR; this comes from the coding sequence GTGAGCACTCAGTCAGCATCCGCCCGCGAAACCACCGAGGGCACCGTATACACGGTCACCGGTGGCGACTGGGACGAGGTCGTCCAGAGCGCGGCCAAGGCCGACGACGAGCGCATCGTCGTCAACATGGGCCCCCAGCACCCGTCCACCCACGGAGTGCTGCGCCTGATCCTGGAGATCGAGGGCGAGACGGTCACCGAGGCCCGCTGCGGCATCGGCTACCTCCACACCGGCATCGAGAAGAACCTCGAGTACCGGACCTGGACGCAGGGCACCACGTTCGTGACGCGCATGGACTACCTGACGTCCTTCTTCAACGAGACCGCCTACTGTCTCGCCGTCGAGAAGCTCCTCGGCATCGAGGACCAGATCACCGAGCGCGCCAAGATCATCCGGGTGCTCCTGATGGAGCTGAACCGGCTCTCCTCCCACCTGGTGTGCATCGCCACCGGCGGTATGGAGCTCGGCGCCACCACGATCATGATCTACGGATTCCGTGATCGTGAAATGATTCTCGACATCTACGAGCTCATCACGGGCCTGCGGATGAACCACGCGTACATCCGCCCCGGCGGACTCGCGCAGGACCTGCCGCCCGGCGCGGTGGACCACATCCGCGAGTTCGTGAAGAAGATGAGGAAGAACCTCCCGGAGTACGACAAGCTCGCCACCGGGAACCCCATCTTCAAGGCCCGTATGCAGGACGTCGGCTATCTCGACCTGGCCGGCTGCATGGCCCTCGGCGCCACCGGTCCGATCCTGCGCTCCACCGGCCTGCCGCACGACCTGCGCAAGACCCAGCCGTACTGCGGCTACGAGACCTACGACTTCGAGGTCCCCACCGCCGACACCTGCGACTCCTACGGGCGCTTCCTGATCCGCCTGGAGGAGATGCGCCAGTCGCTCGGGATCGTCGAGCAGTGCCTGGACCGCCTCGAGCCGGGCCCGGTCATGGTCTCCGACAAGAAGATCGCCTGGCCCGCCCAGCTCGCCCTGGGACCCGACGGGCTCGGCAACTCCCTCGACCACATCAAGAAGATCATGGGCACCTCCATGGAGGCCCTGATCCACCACTTCAAGCTGGTCACCGAGGGCTTCCGCGTCCCGCCGGGACAGGCCTACGCGGCCGTCGAGTCGCCCAAGGGCGAGCTCGGGGTGCACGCCGTCTCCGACGGAGGCACCCGCCCCTTCCGGGTCCACTTCCGTGACCCGTCCTTCACCAATCTGCAGGCCATGGCGGCGATGTGCGAGGGCGGCCAGGTCGCCGACGTCATCGTCGCCGTCGCGTCCATCGACCCCGTGATGGGAGGCGTCGACCGGTGA
- the nuoE gene encoding NADH-quinone oxidoreductase subunit NuoE: protein MTTSSSERGVSLGMPQLPAPGYPDDVRARLEADAREVVARYPDSRSALLPLLHLVQAEEGHVTRTGMQFCADVLGLTTAEVTAVATFYTMYRRKPSGDYQVGVCTNTLCAVMGGDAIFEELQEHLGVGNGETTGDGKVTLEHIECNAACDYAPVVMVNWEFFDNQTPDSAKRLVDDLRAGRDVAPTRGARLCTFKETARILAGFPDERPGAVEEGGSAGPASLVGLRLAKGETAPARVVHPRDGGPHDEQQDRTAHHPSPAEHLSSHDAPQDSSASDPAHPAGPVAEEGE from the coding sequence GTGACCACCTCATCTTCCGAGCGGGGCGTCAGCCTGGGCATGCCCCAACTGCCCGCCCCCGGCTACCCGGACGACGTGCGCGCCCGGCTGGAGGCCGACGCCCGCGAGGTCGTCGCCCGCTACCCGGACTCACGGTCCGCCCTGCTGCCGCTGCTGCACCTCGTGCAGGCGGAGGAGGGCCATGTCACCCGCACCGGGATGCAGTTCTGCGCGGACGTGCTCGGTCTGACCACCGCCGAGGTCACCGCGGTCGCGACCTTCTACACCATGTACCGCCGCAAGCCCTCCGGCGACTACCAGGTGGGCGTGTGCACCAACACGCTCTGCGCGGTCATGGGCGGCGACGCGATCTTCGAGGAGCTCCAGGAGCACCTGGGCGTCGGCAACGGCGAGACCACCGGCGACGGCAAGGTCACCCTGGAGCACATCGAGTGCAACGCGGCCTGCGACTACGCGCCGGTCGTGATGGTCAACTGGGAGTTCTTCGACAACCAGACCCCCGACAGCGCCAAGCGGCTCGTCGACGACCTGCGCGCCGGCCGTGACGTGGCGCCCACGCGCGGGGCCCGTCTGTGCACCTTCAAGGAGACCGCGCGGATCCTGGCCGGCTTCCCCGACGAGCGTCCCGGGGCCGTCGAGGAGGGCGGCAGCGCCGGACCGGCGTCACTGGTGGGCCTGCGCCTGGCCAAGGGGGAGACCGCACCCGCGCGCGTGGTCCACCCACGCGACGGCGGACCGCACGACGAGCAGCAGGACAGGACCGCGCACCACCCGTCGCCGGCTGAACACCTCAGCTCGCACGACGCGCCGCAGGATTCGTCCGCGTCCGACCCGGCCCACCCGGCGGGGCCTGTCGCCGAGGAGGGGGAGTGA
- a CDS encoding NADH-quinone oxidoreductase subunit G, producing MTVTTSAPSGGGEAAVPPEDLVTLTIDGAEISVPKGTLVIRAAEQLGIEIPRFCDHPLLDPAGACRQCIVEVEGQRKPMASCTITCTDGMVVKTHLTSPVAEKAQKGVMELLLINHPLDCPVCDKGGECPLQNQAMSHGAAESRFEGRKRTYEKPVPISTQVLLDRERCVLCARCTRFSNQVAGDPMIELVERGALQQVGTGEGDPFESYFSGNTIQICPVGALTSAAYRFRSRPFDLISSPSVCEHCSGGCATRTDHRRGKVMRRLAANDPEVNEEWICDKGRFGFRYAQQRDRLDTPLVRNAEGDLEPASWPEALQIAAQGLLASRGRTGVLTGGRLTVEDAYAYSKFARVALDTNDIDFRARVHSGEEADFLAAQIAGHGRDLDGSGVTYTSLEQAPAVLLAGFEAEEEAPGVFLRLRKAWRKHGQKVFSLATHATRGLEKAGGTLLPAAPGTETKWLDALAAGTGLEGAGAEAAGALRTEGAVIVVGERLAAVEGGLTAAVRAATATGAALVWIPRRAGERAAVEVGALPSLLPGGRPATDPRAREEVAALWGVAELPSRYGRDTGQIVEAAARGELQALLVAGVEVADLPDPARAREALAEAGFVVSLELRPSEVTALADVVLPVAAVAEKAGTFLNWEGRVRFFEAALKPDQMTRRIAPTDGRVLQMLADAMDVHLGLPDLRTTRAEIDRLGAWDGPRATQPLEIAAQLPRPAAGEAVLAGHRLLLDQGLLQQGDEALAGTRHAAHARVSAATAAEAGVKDGDVLAVTGPAGVVELPLQITAMPDRVVWLPLNSVGAGVASDTGALPGSLVRIGPATLASETPEEVEA from the coding sequence ATGACTGTGACCACCAGCGCTCCCTCCGGAGGGGGAGAGGCGGCGGTCCCGCCGGAGGACCTCGTGACGCTGACGATCGACGGCGCCGAGATCAGCGTGCCCAAGGGCACCCTGGTCATCCGGGCCGCCGAGCAGCTCGGCATCGAGATCCCGCGCTTCTGCGACCACCCGCTCCTCGACCCGGCCGGCGCCTGCCGCCAGTGCATCGTCGAGGTCGAGGGCCAGCGCAAGCCGATGGCGTCCTGCACGATCACGTGCACCGACGGCATGGTCGTCAAGACGCACCTCACCTCGCCGGTCGCGGAGAAGGCGCAGAAGGGTGTGATGGAGCTCCTGCTCATCAACCACCCGCTGGACTGCCCGGTCTGCGACAAGGGCGGCGAGTGCCCGCTGCAGAACCAGGCCATGTCGCACGGCGCCGCCGAGTCCCGCTTCGAGGGCCGCAAGCGCACGTACGAGAAGCCCGTCCCGATCTCCACACAGGTGCTGCTCGACCGTGAGCGGTGCGTGCTGTGCGCCCGCTGCACCCGGTTCTCCAACCAGGTCGCGGGTGACCCGATGATCGAGCTGGTCGAGCGCGGCGCCCTGCAGCAGGTCGGCACCGGCGAGGGCGACCCGTTCGAGTCGTACTTCTCCGGCAACACCATCCAGATCTGCCCGGTCGGCGCGCTCACCTCGGCGGCGTACCGGTTCCGCTCCCGGCCGTTCGACCTGATCTCCTCGCCGTCGGTGTGCGAGCACTGCTCGGGCGGCTGCGCCACCCGCACCGACCACCGGCGCGGCAAGGTCATGCGGCGTCTCGCGGCGAACGACCCCGAGGTCAACGAGGAGTGGATCTGCGACAAGGGGCGCTTCGGCTTCCGCTACGCCCAGCAGCGCGACCGGCTGGACACCCCGCTGGTCCGCAACGCCGAGGGCGACCTGGAACCGGCGTCCTGGCCGGAGGCGCTCCAGATCGCCGCGCAGGGCCTGCTCGCCTCGCGCGGCCGGACCGGCGTGCTGACCGGCGGCCGGCTCACCGTCGAGGACGCCTACGCGTACAGCAAGTTCGCGCGCGTCGCCCTCGACACCAACGACATCGACTTCCGCGCGCGCGTGCACAGCGGCGAGGAGGCCGACTTCCTGGCCGCGCAGATCGCCGGCCACGGCCGTGACCTCGACGGCAGCGGCGTCACCTACACCTCGCTGGAGCAGGCGCCCGCCGTCCTGCTGGCCGGGTTCGAGGCCGAGGAGGAGGCGCCCGGCGTCTTCCTCCGGCTGCGCAAGGCGTGGCGCAAGCACGGCCAGAAGGTCTTCTCGCTGGCCACGCACGCGACCCGGGGCCTGGAGAAGGCGGGCGGCACTCTGCTGCCGGCCGCTCCCGGCACCGAGACGAAGTGGCTGGACGCGCTGGCCGCCGGCACGGGCCTGGAGGGCGCCGGCGCCGAGGCCGCAGGGGCGCTGCGCACCGAGGGCGCCGTGATCGTCGTCGGCGAGCGGCTCGCCGCCGTCGAGGGCGGGCTCACGGCCGCCGTACGGGCCGCGACCGCGACCGGCGCCGCGCTGGTGTGGATCCCGCGCCGGGCCGGCGAGCGGGCCGCCGTCGAGGTGGGAGCGCTGCCGTCGCTGCTGCCCGGCGGACGTCCCGCCACGGACCCGCGCGCGCGGGAGGAGGTCGCCGCCCTGTGGGGCGTGGCCGAACTCCCCTCCCGCTACGGCCGCGACACCGGCCAGATCGTGGAGGCCGCCGCCCGCGGCGAACTCCAGGCCCTGCTCGTCGCGGGCGTCGAGGTCGCCGACCTGCCCGACCCGGCACGCGCGCGCGAGGCGCTCGCCGAGGCCGGTTTCGTGGTGTCGCTGGAGCTGCGGCCCAGCGAGGTGACCGCGCTCGCCGACGTGGTGCTCCCGGTGGCCGCCGTCGCCGAGAAGGCCGGCACCTTCCTCAACTGGGAGGGCAGGGTGCGCTTCTTCGAGGCCGCGCTGAAGCCCGACCAGATGACCCGCCGCATCGCCCCGACCGACGGACGCGTCCTGCAGATGCTGGCCGACGCCATGGACGTGCACCTGGGGCTGCCCGATCTGCGCACCACGCGCGCGGAGATCGACCGGCTCGGCGCCTGGGACGGCCCGCGGGCCACCCAGCCGCTGGAGATCGCCGCCCAGCTGCCGCGCCCGGCCGCCGGCGAGGCCGTCCTCGCCGGGCACCGGCTGCTGCTCGACCAGGGCCTGCTCCAGCAGGGCGACGAGGCGCTCGCCGGCACCCGGCACGCCGCCCACGCGCGCGTGTCGGCCGCCACGGCCGCCGAGGCCGGCGTGAAGGACGGCGACGTCCTCGCCGTCACCGGCCCCGCCGGAGTCGTCGAACTGCCGCTGCAGATCACGGCGATGCCCGACCGGGTGGTGTGGCTGCCGCTGAACTCCGTGGGCGCGGGCGTCGCCTCCGACACCGGGGCGCTGCCCGGCTCACTCGTCCGCATCGGCCCGGCGACCCTCGCGTCCGAGACCCCCGAGGAGGTGGAGGCATGA